A genome region from Hydrogenoanaerobacterium saccharovorans includes the following:
- a CDS encoding HAMP domain-containing sensor histidine kinase encodes MKRITKRWLLNSFGVILIILLAIEIAAAVGIRGFYYNSVSSAIKSRASVMSGSLVRYSEDITVDYQAEVRNLVENFEDKEKMELMAIDGAGNVILTSSGFEPKSKIDMPDYEDAKAKASSATFTGAAAPGEFIGKLGSEKVMAITMISPVKDSEFAALRFVVSLSKVDKQIYEMIGIITLVVVGIICFVGFSSSYFINSIVIPVGDIGKTAKKIAQGDFETRLEKKNDDEIGDLCEVINYMASELAASEKMKNDFISSVSHELRTPLTAIKGWGETLMDSSDKDTIEKGMRVILKETDRLSTMVEELLDFSRMQSGRLTLMLDRIDIIAELGEAYLMFTQRAMREGMTITYDEPEDFIPVLGDKNRLRQVFINIIDNAIKYSDSGDVIAIKVYKDGAMVHIIISDTGCGIKAQDLPMVKSKFYKGNSTRRGSGIGLAVADEIIKMHSGTLELISEEGMGTTVEISLPIAAKKTEE; translated from the coding sequence ATGAAACGGATTACTAAGCGATGGCTGCTGAACAGCTTCGGCGTGATCCTCATCATCCTGCTTGCAATCGAGATCGCAGCTGCGGTGGGTATCCGAGGGTTTTATTACAACAGTGTCAGTTCGGCAATCAAGTCTCGGGCATCGGTGATGTCGGGTTCTTTGGTACGTTATTCCGAGGATATCACAGTCGATTATCAGGCAGAAGTACGCAACCTAGTTGAGAATTTTGAGGATAAGGAAAAGATGGAGCTGATGGCAATCGATGGTGCCGGCAACGTTATCCTTACTTCCAGCGGATTTGAACCCAAAAGTAAAATCGATATGCCCGACTATGAGGATGCAAAGGCAAAAGCAAGCTCTGCAACCTTTACGGGCGCTGCTGCTCCGGGCGAATTCATCGGTAAATTGGGCAGCGAAAAGGTAATGGCTATCACGATGATTTCACCTGTGAAAGACAGCGAGTTTGCGGCGTTGCGCTTTGTGGTATCGCTTAGCAAGGTAGATAAGCAGATTTATGAAATGATTGGCATCATCACATTGGTAGTGGTGGGGATTATTTGTTTTGTTGGGTTTTCCAGTTCCTATTTTATCAATTCAATCGTAATTCCGGTTGGCGATATTGGTAAAACAGCCAAAAAAATTGCTCAAGGCGATTTTGAAACGAGGCTGGAAAAGAAAAACGATGACGAAATAGGCGATTTATGCGAAGTTATCAACTATATGGCAAGTGAACTTGCTGCTTCAGAAAAAATGAAGAACGACTTTATTTCGTCGGTGTCGCACGAGCTTCGCACCCCGCTTACGGCAATCAAAGGCTGGGGTGAAACACTTATGGATAGCAGCGATAAAGATACCATCGAAAAAGGTATGCGGGTTATTTTAAAAGAGACCGACCGTTTATCCACTATGGTGGAAGAGCTGCTTGATTTTAGCAGAATGCAAAGTGGCAGGCTCACGCTTATGCTGGATAGAATTGATATTATTGCTGAACTTGGCGAGGCATATCTGATGTTTACACAGCGTGCAATGCGAGAGGGTATGACCATTACTTACGATGAGCCGGAAGATTTTATTCCCGTATTGGGCGATAAAAACAGGCTTCGGCAAGTATTTATCAATATTATTGATAATGCCATTAAATATTCAGACAGCGGGGATGTTATTGCCATTAAGGTGTACAAAGACGGTGCTATGGTGCATATCATCATTTCAGATACCGGCTGTGGCATCAAAGCACAGGATCTCCCGATGGTAAAAAGCAAGTTTTATAAAGGCAACTCTACGCGCCGTGGTTCAGGTATAGGGCTTGCGGTGGCGGATGAAATAATAAAAATGCACTCCGGTACGCTTGAGTTAATCAGTGAGGAGGGTATGGGTACGACGGTGGAAATTTCGCTGCCCATCGCCGCAAAGAAAACTGAAGAATGA
- a CDS encoding DUF362 domain-containing protein has protein sequence MAYVISDECLNCGACEAECPVSAISAGDGKYVIDADTCISCGACEGVCPVGAPKEA, from the coding sequence ATGGCATATGTAATTAGTGACGAGTGTCTCAACTGTGGTGCATGCGAGGCTGAGTGCCCCGTTTCTGCTATTTCTGCTGGCGATGGCAAATATGTTATCGACGCTGATACTTGCATCAGCTGTGGCGCTTGCGAAGGTGTTTGCCCCGTTGGAGCTCCCAAAGAGGCATAG
- a CDS encoding helix-turn-helix domain-containing protein, whose protein sequence is MNADFPRILTLLRKEKGISQKEAACELGISQALLSHYEKGIRECGLDFLVRTADFYHVSCDYLLGRSPDRAGATLTVDDIPEPDTVAGKENTFKGSILPVLNKKLIANSLNVLFDLLQRVGSKSLTNEISSFLMLGVYRMFRIIYSINPKNQDALFTVPHRLSDNYASAMMQMCSANAQTLASGMPLEGQEPVKNVDNALLTTESITEQYPMCASSLFNLVQNSEIKIGYDKK, encoded by the coding sequence ATGAATGCGGATTTTCCCAGAATTTTAACGCTTTTGCGAAAGGAAAAGGGAATAAGCCAAAAAGAAGCTGCTTGTGAATTAGGAATTTCACAAGCTTTGTTGTCGCACTATGAAAAAGGAATTCGCGAATGCGGGCTGGACTTTCTGGTTCGTACAGCCGATTTCTATCATGTGTCGTGCGACTACCTGCTTGGCAGATCGCCGGATAGAGCCGGTGCAACACTGACGGTGGATGATATTCCTGAACCCGATACCGTAGCAGGGAAAGAAAACACATTCAAAGGCAGTATTTTGCCGGTGCTTAACAAAAAACTAATTGCGAACTCGCTCAATGTTTTGTTTGACCTTTTGCAGCGAGTGGGCAGTAAATCACTTACAAATGAAATATCATCTTTTTTAATGCTTGGTGTTTACAGAATGTTCCGAATTATTTATTCTATAAATCCAAAAAATCAAGATGCACTGTTTACTGTGCCCCACCGGCTGTCCGATAATTATGCATCGGCTATGATGCAGATGTGCAGTGCAAATGCCCAAACACTTGCAAGCGGTATGCCGTTGGAAGGACAGGAGCCTGTAAAAAATGTGGATAATGCTTTGCTTACAACCGAAAGCATTACAGAGCAATATCCTATGTGTGCCTCCTCACTGTTTAACCTTGTGCAGAACAGCGAAATAAAAATTGGATATGATAAGAAATAG
- a CDS encoding spore maturation protein codes for MKSFSDYIIPVVMSGILLYGLYRNVDVFGSFLDGAKEGLMTSFRIMPALVALMTAVGMFKASGALDVMTYFLSPLASLLHLPREVIPLAILRPISGSGAMAIFQDILNSHGPDSIIGRVASVMQGSTETTFYTIAVYYGATKVSKTRHTLPSALTGDFVGFMMSAITVQLLFYR; via the coding sequence ATGAAAAGTTTCTCGGATTATATTATACCAGTTGTTATGAGCGGTATATTATTATACGGCTTGTACCGCAACGTAGATGTTTTTGGAAGCTTTTTAGATGGCGCAAAAGAAGGGTTAATGACTTCATTCCGCATTATGCCGGCTCTCGTGGCATTAATGACTGCAGTAGGCATGTTTAAGGCATCGGGAGCATTGGATGTGATGACCTACTTTCTTTCACCGTTGGCATCTTTGCTGCATTTACCCCGTGAAGTAATTCCCCTTGCCATCCTTCGCCCCATTTCAGGTAGCGGTGCCATGGCAATTTTTCAAGACATTTTAAACAGTCACGGTCCTGATTCTATTATTGGACGTGTTGCAAGTGTCATGCAGGGGTCAACCGAAACAACGTTTTACACCATAGCTGTATACTACGGAGCTACAAAAGTGAGCAAAACTCGCCATACTTTACCTTCAGCCTTAACAGGAGATTTCGTTGGTTTTATGATGAGTGCCATTACAGTACAGCTGCTCTTTTACCGTTAA
- a CDS encoding DUF975 family protein, which translates to MKLRTQIKQNARRALGGNWGKAICIFFVCLTIYVIFSLLQGLISLLLNIPDFQDVLKTPSFYFDDVVNLSQLSIIVAAIFTLLSLIVNSPLTFGVKQWYYHLVGGESDDVVSIFSFFSCCRLFFKVIWHDINLIIRRLLWAIPFSIIPGIITGTAVLMLYNTQPTDIMRLGGIMLFMLGLLLALIAQVFFVIFTNRYFLSAYLIAENPELTVKAAIKTSIRYTKHNKGNIFMLQLSFILWGILSLLVLPLLYVVPYYSAANALYAKYLIERGKLHEPEDETVRFDLHNNVTGEIEKSTAFEQNDTHDK; encoded by the coding sequence ATGAAACTTAGAACACAAATCAAACAAAATGCCCGCCGTGCTTTGGGCGGCAACTGGGGAAAAGCAATCTGTATTTTTTTTGTTTGCCTTACCATCTATGTAATCTTCAGCTTGCTGCAGGGTCTCATTTCACTACTGCTTAATATCCCCGATTTTCAAGATGTTTTGAAAACACCTAGTTTTTATTTTGATGATGTAGTGAATTTATCGCAACTTTCAATCATTGTTGCAGCAATTTTCACACTGCTCAGCCTAATTGTCAATTCACCGCTGACATTCGGCGTAAAACAATGGTACTATCATCTTGTGGGTGGCGAATCAGATGATGTGGTATCCATATTTTCGTTTTTTTCATGCTGCAGATTATTCTTCAAAGTGATTTGGCACGATATCAATTTGATAATACGCAGGCTATTGTGGGCAATACCTTTTTCTATCATCCCCGGTATCATTACGGGTACTGCTGTTTTAATGCTTTACAATACGCAGCCTACCGATATTATGCGGCTAGGCGGTATTATGCTTTTTATGTTGGGGTTGCTTTTGGCATTGATTGCACAGGTATTCTTTGTTATTTTTACCAACCGTTACTTTCTCTCGGCTTACCTGATTGCTGAGAACCCGGAACTAACTGTAAAAGCTGCAATTAAAACCTCAATACGTTATACCAAACACAATAAAGGCAATATTTTTATGCTGCAGCTTTCATTTATTCTTTGGGGGATATTGTCTCTGCTTGTGCTGCCGTTGCTTTACGTGGTACCTTACTATAGTGCCGCGAATGCACTTTATGCAAAATATTTAATTGAACGAGGCAAACTGCACGAACCGGAAGACGAGACGGTGCGCTTTGATTTGCACAATAACGTAACCGGCGAAATTGAAAAATCAACTGCTTTTGAACAGAACGATACACACGATAAATAG
- the leuB gene encoding 3-isopropylmalate dehydrogenase has protein sequence MNTLKVCILAGDGVGPEITAEAVKVLKSVCNAKNYELQLTEGLIGGCAVDAEGIPLSPATVEKCRAAGAVLLGAVGGPQYDSLPSNLRPEAGLLAIRTKLGLFANLRPTKVFPILKEVSPLKNKIIENGMDILVVRELTGGIYFGEKGVTEIDGEPSAYDVMMYSEYEVERIAKVAFEAACKRRHKVTCVDKANVLESSKLWRRVVDRVAADYPNVELCYMYVDNAAMQLMRNPSQFDVLLTENMFGDILSDEASMLAGSIGILPSASTGHGTLGLYEPIHGSAPDIAGKGIANPLATILSVAMMLRYSFHLENEALSIEQAVEDSLFFGRTPDLADTAYPAKTTAEIGSFIAERVAEILK, from the coding sequence ATGAATACATTAAAGGTTTGTATTTTGGCAGGTGATGGAGTAGGCCCCGAAATTACGGCAGAGGCAGTAAAGGTACTAAAGTCTGTTTGTAATGCGAAAAATTATGAACTGCAGCTCACAGAAGGTTTGATTGGCGGGTGCGCCGTTGATGCAGAAGGTATCCCCCTTTCACCGGCAACAGTAGAAAAGTGCCGAGCAGCGGGTGCAGTTCTGCTGGGTGCTGTAGGCGGCCCGCAATACGACAGTTTACCGTCCAATTTACGGCCCGAGGCGGGGTTGCTGGCTATCCGCACCAAATTGGGTTTGTTCGCAAATCTGCGCCCAACAAAAGTATTTCCGATTTTAAAAGAAGTTTCTCCTCTTAAAAATAAAATCATCGAAAACGGAATGGACATTTTGGTAGTACGTGAACTGACGGGAGGCATTTACTTTGGTGAAAAGGGCGTCACCGAGATAGACGGTGAACCATCTGCCTACGATGTAATGATGTACAGCGAATATGAGGTAGAGCGCATTGCAAAAGTTGCATTTGAGGCTGCCTGCAAGCGCAGACACAAGGTTACCTGCGTTGATAAGGCAAACGTGTTGGAATCTTCTAAGTTATGGAGACGTGTGGTCGATCGAGTAGCGGCAGACTACCCGAATGTGGAGCTGTGTTACATGTATGTAGACAACGCCGCCATGCAGCTGATGCGCAATCCATCACAGTTTGATGTACTGCTGACCGAAAATATGTTCGGTGATATCCTCTCAGATGAAGCATCGATGCTCGCAGGCTCTATCGGTATACTGCCCTCGGCAAGCACAGGGCACGGCACATTAGGGCTTTACGAGCCTATCCACGGCTCTGCACCGGATATCGCGGGGAAAGGCATTGCAAACCCGTTAGCCACCATCCTTTCGGTTGCAATGATGCTGCGTTACTCTTTTCACCTAGAAAATGAGGCGCTGTCAATAGAACAAGCCGTAGAAGACAGTTTATTCTTTGGCAGAACCCCTGATTTGGCCGACACCGCCTATCCGGCAAAAACCACCGCCGAAATCGGAAGTTTTATTGCTGAACGTGTTGCGGAAATATTAAAATAA
- a CDS encoding response regulator transcription factor: MKRILVVEDEDAIRDFVVINLKRAGYEVVDAANGEDGLRIFEENDGNFDVALLDIMMPGIDGFAVCKKIRAQSSSIGIIMLSAKTQEMDKVNGLMIGADDYVTKPFSPSELVARVDAIHRRVTMAAQQKEQPDEIVSGPFTLNLKSRMLYKNGQVIDLTQVEYQIMEFFLNNQNVALERSDILSKVWGENYFGDIKIVDVNIRRLRMKIEDEPSAPQFLLTVWGFGYKWTAGMPA; encoded by the coding sequence ATGAAACGAATCTTGGTAGTAGAAGATGAAGATGCAATCCGCGATTTTGTGGTAATCAATTTAAAAAGGGCAGGCTACGAGGTTGTAGATGCTGCAAACGGTGAAGACGGGCTTCGCATTTTTGAAGAAAACGACGGCAACTTTGATGTTGCTTTGCTAGACATTATGATGCCGGGAATAGACGGGTTTGCCGTATGTAAAAAAATCCGTGCGCAAAGCAGTTCCATCGGTATTATTATGCTTTCGGCAAAAACACAGGAGATGGACAAGGTAAATGGGTTGATGATTGGTGCGGATGATTATGTGACCAAACCGTTCTCTCCGTCAGAACTGGTTGCGCGCGTTGATGCGATTCATCGCCGTGTTACCATGGCGGCTCAGCAGAAAGAGCAACCCGATGAGATTGTATCCGGCCCGTTTACGCTAAACCTGAAAAGCCGTATGCTTTACAAAAACGGACAAGTCATCGATTTAACGCAGGTGGAATATCAGATTATGGAGTTTTTCTTGAACAACCAAAATGTGGCTTTGGAACGTTCCGATATCCTCAGTAAAGTTTGGGGAGAAAACTACTTTGGCGATATTAAAATTGTTGACGTCAACATTCGCAGGCTGCGGATGAAAATTGAGGATGAGCCTTCTGCACCGCAATTTTTGCTGACTGTTTGGGGCTTTGGATATAAATGGACGGCGGGCATGCCGGCATAA
- a CDS encoding nucleoside recognition domain-containing protein has protein sequence MMTWIFSGMILLSVVLGAMNGRITQVSSAALNEGGKAIALVISLAGIMSLWSGLMNVAEKSGLTEKFSRLFSPILRLLFKGLDPKSSAAKAISMNMAANMLGLGNAATPLGVAAMRELEALNRTPAVASDYMVTFVVLNTASLQIIPTTTAALRLQAGAASPFDILPAVWVTSIISVVSVLVMSRLLRRNKKLQSSVTSRAPNLSSTK, from the coding sequence ATGATGACATGGATTTTTAGCGGTATGATTTTGCTTTCTGTGGTATTAGGTGCAATGAATGGAAGAATAACACAAGTTTCCTCTGCTGCATTAAATGAAGGCGGAAAAGCAATTGCATTAGTGATCAGTCTTGCAGGAATTATGAGCCTATGGAGCGGATTGATGAACGTAGCCGAAAAATCAGGATTAACCGAAAAATTCAGCCGTTTATTCTCACCCATATTACGTCTTCTCTTCAAAGGTCTTGACCCCAAAAGCAGTGCCGCAAAAGCAATTTCAATGAATATGGCAGCTAACATGTTGGGCCTTGGCAATGCAGCAACCCCGCTTGGCGTAGCCGCTATGCGAGAGCTGGAGGCGCTTAACCGCACCCCTGCTGTGGCAAGCGACTATATGGTCACATTTGTTGTTTTGAATACGGCATCTTTACAGATTATACCTACCACGACCGCAGCATTGCGCCTTCAAGCAGGTGCAGCCTCGCCATTTGATATTCTGCCTGCGGTATGGGTTACCTCAATCATTTCGGTGGTTTCTGTTTTAGTAATGTCCAGGCTTTTAAGGCGCAACAAAAAATTGCAGAGCTCTGTCACTTCACGTGCACCAAATTTATCCTCAACCAAATGA
- a CDS encoding AbrB/MazE/SpoVT family DNA-binding domain-containing protein translates to MVKSTGIVRKVDELGRIVLPKELRNTLDIREKDSLEIYVDGDQIILKKYAPACIFCNNASDITIYKGKNICQECLDSMKSL, encoded by the coding sequence ATGGTAAAATCTACAGGAATTGTTAGGAAGGTAGACGAACTAGGTCGCATAGTGTTACCAAAAGAATTGAGGAACACTTTGGACATCAGAGAGAAGGACTCTCTAGAAATTTATGTTGATGGGGATCAAATCATTCTGAAAAAGTATGCGCCTGCGTGTATCTTCTGTAACAATGCAAGTGACATTACGATCTATAAGGGGAAGAATATCTGTCAAGAATGTCTGGACAGCATGAAGTCGCTGTAA
- a CDS encoding histidine phosphatase family protein, which yields MITYKIHFIRHGITEGNLKGLYVGRTDTPLCDDGRKKLLDLKENCGYPDIQKLYVSPLTRCRETAEIIYPDSFTEIVQNFTEYDFGAFEGKAISELKTDPAFNAWIDSGMKTPPPGGESSTDLEQRISDALEYVFENMMKNKLTSVGVITHGGVIMTLMAKYAYPKREKPYDWIVPNGTGFTILMTPQMWMRDEGFEVYEPIPYRYQAFQRLGLEAYQEQLREWNEGGFADDHYLYDYADEKEDENATMVTPRQ from the coding sequence GTGATTACTTATAAAATCCATTTCATCCGCCATGGAATTACCGAGGGAAACCTCAAGGGCTTGTATGTTGGTCGCACCGATACCCCTTTATGTGACGATGGACGAAAAAAGTTGCTTGATTTAAAAGAAAATTGCGGTTACCCCGATATTCAAAAACTTTATGTAAGCCCGCTAACACGCTGCCGAGAAACTGCCGAGATCATTTATCCCGACAGTTTTACTGAAATTGTTCAGAATTTTACAGAATATGATTTTGGAGCGTTTGAGGGAAAAGCGATTTCAGAGCTCAAAACAGACCCTGCCTTTAATGCCTGGATTGACTCGGGAATGAAAACCCCGCCGCCCGGCGGAGAAAGCAGTACCGATTTGGAACAGCGCATAAGCGATGCTTTGGAATATGTGTTTGAGAACATGATGAAAAACAAATTGACCTCGGTCGGCGTAATTACACATGGCGGTGTGATTATGACCCTGATGGCAAAATATGCTTACCCCAAACGAGAAAAACCTTATGACTGGATTGTACCCAACGGCACCGGATTTACAATTTTAATGACCCCCCAAATGTGGATGCGCGATGAAGGATTCGAAGTATATGAGCCCATTCCTTACCGTTACCAGGCTTTCCAACGGCTAGGGCTGGAGGCATATCAGGAACAGTTACGTGAGTGGAACGAGGGTGGTTTTGCCGATGACCACTACTTGTATGATTATGCGGATGAGAAAGAAGACGAAAACGCAACGATGGTTACGCCCCGACAATAA